The proteins below come from a single Seriola aureovittata isolate HTS-2021-v1 ecotype China chromosome 23, ASM2101889v1, whole genome shotgun sequence genomic window:
- the slc10a7 gene encoding sodium/bile acid cotransporter 7 isoform X2 has protein sequence MGLLARIRKEWFIIGIVLVILSAKLQPSVGVRGGPLKPEITIAYVAVSLIFFNSGLSLKTEELTSALLHVRLHLFVQSFTLIFFPLAVWLLLRLLALTSIDQWLLRGLQTVSCMPPPVSSAVILTKAVGGNEAAAIFNSAFGSFLGIIVTPVLLLLFLGSSSSVPFSSIFSQLFMTVVVPLILGQVCRSFLREFLERRKPPFGAVSSAVLLMIIYTTFCDTFSNPNIELDPTSLLLVVLIIFSIQLSFMLLTFAFSTRSGSGFSPADTVAIVFCSTHKSLTLGIPMLKIVFAGYEHLSLISVPLLIYHPAQILLGSVLVPTIRSWMTSRQKSSLLLR, from the exons ATGGGCCTCCTGGCGAGGATACGGAAGGAATGGTTCATCATCGGGATCGTGCTGGTCATCTTATCGGCCAAACTGCAGCCCAGCGTCGGTGTCAGAGGAG gtcCACTGAAGCCAGAGATCACCATAGCGTACGTCGCCGTCTCGCTCATTTTCTTCAACAGCGGCCTGTCGCTGAAAACCGAG gagTTGACCAGTGCGCTGCTCCACGTTCGCCTTCACCTGTTCGTTCAGTCCTTCACGCTGATCTTCTTCCCGCTGGCCgtctggctgctgctcagactgcTGGCACTGACATCCATCGACCAATGGCTGCTCAGAGg GTTACAGACGGTGAGCTGCATGCCCCCTCCGGTCTCCTCGGCTGTTATTCTCACCAAGGCTGTCGGAGGCAACGAG GCTGCTGCCATCTTCAACTCAGCGTTTGGAAGCTTCTTG GGAATCATCGTGACTcccgtgctgctgctgctgttt ctcggCTCTTCGTCCTCCGttcccttctcctccatcttctctcagctCTTCATGACCGTCGTGGTGCCTCTGATCCTGGGTCAG gtgtgtCGAAGTTTCCTCAGGGAGTTCCTCGAGCGGAGAAAACCTCCGTTCGGCGCCGTCAGCAGCGCCGTCCTCCTCATGATCATCTACACCACCTTCTGTGACACCTTCAGTAACCCCAACATCGAGCTGGACCCCACCAGCCTGCTGCTGGTCGTCCTCATCA TTTTCTCCATCCAGCTGAGCTTCATGCTGCTTACATTTGCCTTTTCTACCAG GTCGGGCTCAGGATTCAGCCCCGCAGACACCGTCGCCATCGTGTTCTGCTCCACACACAAATCACTCACTCTGG GTATCCCCATGCTGAAGATCGTGTTCGCGGGCTACGAGCACCTCTCTCTGATCTCGGTCCCCCTGTTGATCTACCACCCGGCTCAGATCCTGCTCGGCTCCGTCCTCGTGCCGACCATCCGCAGCTGGATGACCAGCCGCCAGAAG TCTAGTCTGTTGTTGAGATAG
- the slc10a7 gene encoding sodium/bile acid cotransporter 7 isoform X1 — translation MGLLARIRKEWFIIGIVLVILSAKLQPSVGVRGGPLKPEITIAYVAVSLIFFNSGLSLKTEELTSALLHVRLHLFVQSFTLIFFPLAVWLLLRLLALTSIDQWLLRGLQTVSCMPPPVSSAVILTKAVGGNEAAAIFNSAFGSFLGIIVTPVLLLLFLGSSSSVPFSSIFSQLFMTVVVPLILGQVCRSFLREFLERRKPPFGAVSSAVLLMIIYTTFCDTFSNPNIELDPTSLLLVVLIIFSIQLSFMLLTFAFSTRSGSGFSPADTVAIVFCSTHKSLTLGIPMLKIVFAGYEHLSLISVPLLIYHPAQILLGSVLVPTIRSWMTSRQKAVKLSALQPV, via the exons ATGGGCCTCCTGGCGAGGATACGGAAGGAATGGTTCATCATCGGGATCGTGCTGGTCATCTTATCGGCCAAACTGCAGCCCAGCGTCGGTGTCAGAGGAG gtcCACTGAAGCCAGAGATCACCATAGCGTACGTCGCCGTCTCGCTCATTTTCTTCAACAGCGGCCTGTCGCTGAAAACCGAG gagTTGACCAGTGCGCTGCTCCACGTTCGCCTTCACCTGTTCGTTCAGTCCTTCACGCTGATCTTCTTCCCGCTGGCCgtctggctgctgctcagactgcTGGCACTGACATCCATCGACCAATGGCTGCTCAGAGg GTTACAGACGGTGAGCTGCATGCCCCCTCCGGTCTCCTCGGCTGTTATTCTCACCAAGGCTGTCGGAGGCAACGAG GCTGCTGCCATCTTCAACTCAGCGTTTGGAAGCTTCTTG GGAATCATCGTGACTcccgtgctgctgctgctgttt ctcggCTCTTCGTCCTCCGttcccttctcctccatcttctctcagctCTTCATGACCGTCGTGGTGCCTCTGATCCTGGGTCAG gtgtgtCGAAGTTTCCTCAGGGAGTTCCTCGAGCGGAGAAAACCTCCGTTCGGCGCCGTCAGCAGCGCCGTCCTCCTCATGATCATCTACACCACCTTCTGTGACACCTTCAGTAACCCCAACATCGAGCTGGACCCCACCAGCCTGCTGCTGGTCGTCCTCATCA TTTTCTCCATCCAGCTGAGCTTCATGCTGCTTACATTTGCCTTTTCTACCAG GTCGGGCTCAGGATTCAGCCCCGCAGACACCGTCGCCATCGTGTTCTGCTCCACACACAAATCACTCACTCTGG GTATCCCCATGCTGAAGATCGTGTTCGCGGGCTACGAGCACCTCTCTCTGATCTCGGTCCCCCTGTTGATCTACCACCCGGCTCAGATCCTGCTCGGCTCCGTCCTCGTGCCGACCATCCGCAGCTGGATGACCAGCCGCCAGAAG GCGGTGAAACTCTCGGCCCTGCAGCCCGTCTGA